The DNA region AATACTAAATTGTATTATCACATTTAAACAAAAGGCTCCTTTTTTTCTTGCCCTTACAAAACTAGGTAAAAAACTCTGCCCAAAAGCTCCTTCGGCAAATATTCTTCTAAAAAAAGCAGGCATTTTTAATGCTACAAAAAAAATATCACTATAAAGCCCTGCTCCTAAAAAAAGCGCTATTAAAATATCTCGAATAAGTCCTAAAATCCTTGAAAATAAAATCCCCAAGGCATTAATAATAAAATTTTTAAATATTAAACTCTTCATTAAAATTTTTCATAAAAATTAAACTATAATAAAGTATTATTTTAACTAAAATTGATTAAAAATTTACTATAATAATTTTCTTAATTTTTTACAACAAAGGGAAAATTTTGGCTTTAGATGAAAAAATTATTGTCTACACAGATAACCTAGCTCGTGAACTTTTAAAAATATCTTCACAAACACATATTAGCTTAAATGAACTTGATTTTAACATCCTAGCATTTTCTACACAATACCGTTTTGCAGATTTAAAATGGACTAAAATTTCTGAAAAAGAATTAATACTTTTTGAACAAGATACAATTTTTTTAAAAAGCGATCTTCAAATTATACAAAAATATAAAATTGAAATTTTCCATAATATTAACGCTAATCAAATATCTAAAGCAGTAAAATTAATTGCTAATAGAAATTTAACTAAAATTATAGCTCAAATTGATTTTAAAAATCTAGATTTTCATGATAAATTAGCATTAGAACTCTTACAAACAATCTATAAAAAAATGTTAAAGCTTAAATTTTTAATAGGAATTCGCACTTTTAATTTTAAAAAAGATTTGATATCTTTTTGTAATCAACACAAAAATAAGCCCTTAAATCAAACCATACAACTTACAGTTGCACAAGGCATTGAACCTATTTTAAGCCAAGATGAGTCTTTAATATTAGTTTACAAAGAAAAAACTCAAAATTATTCCATCGATGAAAAACGATCAGGAATTATTAGCGTTGATGAAAATGAAGTGGTTTTAAAACATATGCAATTTAAAGAAGGTAAAGAAGGTAAAGATTTAAATTTGCATACTATTGAAGTTTTATCTGGAAATGAAAACAAAGTTAATTTTTCTTGTTCTAAAGCTTTCAAAGAAATAAAACAAGATGGTTATATAGAATATTTAGCCTTAAAAAAAGGTTATATTGTACAAGATGGTGATAAATTTGATATTGCTAATGAATTAGAATTTAATGGAGTTGATTTTAAAAGCATAGGGATCTTGAAAGCAGGAATAGACAAAAATGTTAAAATCAATATAAAATTATCTTCAGAAATTAAAGATGCAGTAAATTCTGGAGTAGGAATAGAATGCGAAGAATTGAATATAATTGGAAATGTAGCTAGCAATACCCAACTTCATGCTAAAATAATCAAAATTGAGGGAGCAACACATTCTAAAGCCAAAATTCAATCCGAACAAGCTTATATAAAAACCCACAGAGGTTTTGTACAAGGACAAAGCGTAAATGTAGATTTACTTGAAGGTGGAACAATTAAAGCCAAAGAAGTAAAAATTAAAAAAAGCCTAGGCGGAAATATACAAGCAGATAAAATTTACATAGAAAATTTAGAAAGCAATAATTCTTGTATCTTTTTTGAAAATACTACTATAGAACATATAAATGGGGAGAATAATAAATTTCACGCTAAAATTAAAGTTGAAGATAAAGATTATGACCAAGAATTAAGTAATTTAGAGGAAACAATTTCTAAACTTAATCTTAAGATTAATACAATAAAACAATATATTTTATCTAGCCAAAATGGAATCACAAATATTGAAAAAAAAATTGAAGAACTTAAAAATCAAGGACAAAATGTCCCTGTTCAATATACTAAAATTCTTAAAAACTTTTCTTTGCAAAATATGCAATTAAATAAATTACAAAATAAAGAAAAAGAACTTTTAGAATACAAAAAATCTCTAATATTAGAACTAACACAATTACAAAAATTACTTTTTAAAGCAAATGTTATCAATAAAAGTGGAAAATGGACCAATACAAATGAAATTAAATTTTCACTTTTAACACCCAAAGAAGATTTTTCATATTCTTCATCCATAAATGAAAATGCTAAATACATAGGTATTGAAAAAATTATACAAAATAATCAAGAAAACATAAAAATAAACAAAAAATCAGATTATGAACAAAAGGATATAGCATGGTTGTCGCCATCGAAGGAATAATTACAAAAAAAGAACCTACTTTTATTATTATCAAATGTAATAGTGGTTTAAGTTATGGAGTTTTTGTTTCACTTTTTTGCTCATCTAAACTCCAAATTCAAGAAAAATATGAATTATTTATCACTCAAATCATTAAAGAAGATTCTAATAAATTTTATGGTTTTTTAGATCAAGAAGAACAAAAAATATTTGAAATGCTATTAAAAGTTAATGGAATTGGAGCTAATACTGCTATGGCTATTTGCTCTAGCTTAGACATCAATTCTTTTTATAGGGCCTTAAGTTTAGGTGATGAAAATCTATTAAAAAAAGTACCTGGAATAGGATCTAAAAGTGCAAAACGCATTATTGTGGAACTTTCAGATGTTAAAACTAAACTTGATAATATAAGTGAAGATAAAAGCGAAGCTTTAGCTGCTTTATTAACCCTAGGCTTTAAACAAGATAAAATTATAAATGTTTTAACAACTTGTAAACAAACAAATACTAGCGAATTGATTAAAGAAGCTCTTAAAAAACTAGGATGAAGGAAAAATATGAATTATGCAATACTTTTTGGCGGAAATTCTTACGAACATGAAATCAGTATAGTGAGTGCTATAGTACTTAAAAAAGTCATCCATACACATTTAGAATTTATTTTTTGCGATGAAGAAAGAAAATTTTATCATATCCCAGAACAAAAAATGAATTCTAAAACTTTTAGCACTAAAGCTTATAAAAAAGAAAAGGAACTTTTTTTAAAACAAGGTGGATTTTTTTATAAAAAATTTTTTAAGGAAAATAAATTAAAAACTGATTGCATTATTAATCTTATTCATGGTAGAGATGGAGAAGATGGAAAAATAGCCGCTTTATTTGATTTTTATTCCATTAATTTTATAGGACCTAGGCTTGAAGCAAGTGTATTATCTTTTAATAAAGCATTAACTAAAATTTACGCACAAAGCGTAGGGGTAAAAACATTAGATTATACCATATTAAACAAAACACAAGACACCAATGAAAATATTTCCTTTCCTTGCATTATAAAACCTGTAAGATTAGGTAGTAGCATAGGAATTAGTGTTGTTAAAGATAAAAAAGATTTAGAATATGCTAAAGATGTAGGTTTCGAATTTGATAATGAACTTATTGTGGAAGAATTTAAAAATGATATCAAAGAATATAATCTTGCAGGTTGTATGATAAAAGATGAATTTATTTTTTCTATAATAGAAGAACCTAAAAAGAAAGAATTTTTAGATTTTGAGCAAAAATACCTTAGTTTTTCAAGACACGATAGATTAATAGAAGCAAATTTAAATCCTGAATTAAAAATCAAATTAAAAGATAATTTTCGTAAAATCTATAATCCTTTATTTAAAGGCGCCTTAATACGTTGTGATTTTTTTATATTAAATGATGAAGTATATTTAAACGAAATCAATCCTGCTCCTGGATCTTTAGCACATTATCTTTTTGATAATTTTAATTCTACTTTAGATGCTTTAGCTAAGAATATTTCACTAGAAAATAAAATCCAAATCCATTATAATTTTTTACATTCTATTCATGGACAAAAGGGGAAATTATAAATTTTTAAGTTAAAATACGTTAAATTTTACATAAAATTTAACGTATTTAGGATAAAAAATGCTCTCTTTCAAAGAAGATGAAATTTATACCGCTACAGAAATAGTAAGAAATTTCAGTCCTATTATGGAAAAACTTAAACAAAGCCAATCCGGTAAGATAGTGATCTTAAAAAATAATAAATTTGAAGCTGTAATGCTTAATATGAAAGAATTTCAACGCTTACAAAATGCCATGCAACTTTTAGAAAATATATACAAAAATCAAAAGGTATAAAATGGCACTAACAGATCTAACATATAAAAATAAAAACTATCAAATTGCTTATGAAATCATAGGGGATCTTTGTTTACCTCAAATATTAATTTTACACGGTTGGGGTGCTAATAAAGAATTAATGAAACAAAGTTTTGCTCCTTGTTTAAAAGGTTTTTGTCAAATTTATCTAGACTTAGCTGGATTTGGAAATTCAAGTATTGCAGAAGTTTTAAACACTCAAGATTATGCTAATATTATAGAACTTTTTTTAAAAAATAAAAAAATGAATATTCGTTTTTTTATGGGACATTCTTTTGGAGGAAAAATAAGCACTTTACTTGCCAAAGAAGATACTATACTAATTTTACTTTCAAGTGCTGGAATTTTGCATAAAAAATCTTTTAAAATTCGCTTAAAAATTTATATTTTCAAGATATTAAAATTATGCGGTTTAGGAAAATTCTACCATTATTTTGCAAGCAAAGATGCTGCTAATCTCAATCCTATTATGTATGCAACCTTTAAAAAAGTAGTTGATGAAGATTTTAGCGAGATTTTTCTTAAACAAAAAGCAAAAAGTATAATTTTTTGGGGAAAAGATGATCAAGCTACACCTTTATATTGTGGATATCAAATACATAAACTTATAAAAAATAGCACTTTTTATCCTTTAGAAGGCGATCATTTTTTCTTTTTAAAACACAGTGCTTTTATCAGTCAAAAACTTTCATCGCAAGGGAAAATATGTTAAATCTTTTATATTTTATTAATACTTTAATCTTTAATATTTGTATAACTTTTTATTTTATAAGTGCTTTACAATGGTATTCTTATAAACTTAAACGCGTTATATTTCATTACCATAAATACTCTTGGCATATTTATTTTTTATTAATTCCTTATTTTATTTATATTTCATCTTTTGGTTTTTCATGGATAAGCTTAATTTATTTCTGTTTTATTCATACTAGTATTTTGTTTTTTTGGAATAAAAAAATTGATAAAAAACTTGTTATAACACAAAAAATAAAATGGTTTTTTATTTTTGTTTTTATTTATAATACAATTTTTTCTTTACTTTCCTTACAAATTTCTTTTCTTTTTAATCTTGCTTGCTTACCTACGAGTTTATTAAGTTTAAAAATTTACGATTTTATAACAAATTTATATTTTAAAAATAAAGCTAAAAAAAAGATTTTTAATAATGTAAATCTTAAAATCATACTTATTAGTGCAAGTTTTGGAAAAACAAGTATGAAAAATTTTTTATATGAACTCTTAAAAGATGATTTTTTATGCCACAAAACTCCAAGAAGCGTTAATACTCTTATGGGCATTATTAAAGACATTAATGAAAATTTAAAAGATAATACTCAAATTTATATAGTTGAAGCTGGAGCTAGAGCAAGAGGTGATATTTTAGAAATTACCAATTTTTTAAATCCTCATATTTGTATTATAGGAGAAATAGGGAATTCTCATTTACAGTATTTTAAAAGTATTGAAAATATTAAAAATACAAAATTAGAAGCTTTAAACTCAAAAAGACTTATAAAAGCTTTTTTACATTCTAGTACACAAAAACAAGAAAATGATGCTATAAGTATTTATGATAATAAAATTTCTAATATACAAGCAAATCTTGAAGGTTTAAAATTTGAAATTTTATTCCAAAATAAAAAAGAAATATTTAAAAGTCAAATTTTAGGTGCTTTTAATGCACAAAATCTTTGTGCTTGTATATTTTGTGCAGATTTTCTAGGAATTACACTTAATAAAATCAAAGAAAATATAAAAAAAATCACTCCTGTAGAACATCGCCTTTGTATTATCTCAAAAGAACCTAAATTAATTATTGATGATGGATTTAATGGAAATTTTAAAGGCATGAGTCAAAGTTATGAACTTTGTAAAAATTATCAAGGTAGAAAAGTGTTAATCACTCCTGGCATATTAGAAGTCAATCAAGAAGAAAACCAAAAACTATGCCAAATTATCAACCAATGTTTTGATCTAGCTATCATAAGTGCTCATATTAATGCAGCAATTTTTAAAAAAGAATTAACAATTAAAACAATTATATTAAAAGAAAAAAATGATTTAATACAAACCCTAGCCAAAGAAACAAAAGATGGAGATTTAATACTTTTTTCTAACGATGCTCCTAGCTATTTTTAAATTAACAATTTATAGGTAAAGTAAAATAAAAATTCTTAGGATCAAGTTCAAATCCTAAATTTCCTTTATGTGCATCAATAATTTCTTTAGAAAGAGATAAACCAAGACCATTTCCTTTAAGCTTTGTTGTTTTAAAAGCTTCAAACACTCTATTTTTATCTTTAATAACACAACCATTATCATAAATACGTATACACAAAAGATCATTTTCACAAGTAGCTATAATACGAATATAAGGATTTTCAACTTCTTTTTCTTCTATAGCATCAATTGCATTATAAATCAAATTTTGCAACACCAAACTCAAAAGAGCCTTATCAGCACAAATTTTCATATCTAAAAAATCAATTACAAAGTCAATAGAAGCAGAAAAATTATAAGCATTAATAGCACTTTGGCATTCTTCTTTTAATTCTAAAATATTAAAACAAGCAGTATTAATATGCACACCTTTAGTAAATAACAAAGTAGATTTAACTATGCGTTCAACCCTAGCAATAGATTTTTGAATTTCAAGAACTATATGTTTGTTTTTAAACTCACTGCGTGCAAAAAGAGTAGAAGCTAATAAAGAAATAGAACCTATAGGATTTCTTATTTCATGCGCTAAATGCGCTGCAACACTTCCCATACTTGCAAGCCTTTCATTACGTTTTTCATCACTAATATCAATAGCAGAAATAATTGTTTTTTCATTATGATCAATGATTTTAATGGCATAAAAACTTCCCTCAAATTCTAATTCATCTCGCATCTTATCTAAGCTAATAATATTTAACAATTTAGGATTTTTTAAAGCTTCTTGATTTTGTAAAATAATATTTTTTTCCTTGTCTAAAATCCAAAGTGCGCTAGGTAGCACTTCTATAATTTCATCAACCATAGCACGCAAAAAATTATAATTTTCATTTAAAATTTTATATTCATTTTCTATAACATAAGTTTGTTCAATCAAACTTTCAAGACCTTTTTGCAAAGTTTCTTTTTCATGAGAATCTAAAGTTCTTAAAATACTTTCATTCATTAATCATTCCTCTAAAATCATTTAATTCAAATAAAAATACACCCGATTTGCAAATTTTATACATTTCTTGACTAAAACCATTTTTTGAAATTATAATATAATAATCAGGAATTATTTTTAAATTTCTTACTTTTAATTTTAAAAGATTAAAAATATTTTTACAAATCTTTTTATTTTTAAATTTAACCTCGCCCACAAGACATAATTTTTCATCTTGATAATAAAGATCAACCTCCATATCTTTATTCCAATAACTTTGCACTCCATCTATTTTAAAAAAATATTCTACAAACTCACGACAAAGTTGTTCAAAACAAAAACTTTGATAAAGTTTAAATTTATCTTTAATTTTTTTTAAAACTTCTTCATATTTTCCCTGTAAAATCAATTTTTCATTAGGTTTTAGAAAATAAAAGAAAAAACGTGTAAAATGATTAGTAAACATAAGTTTATCTTGAATAACATAAGATCTTAGTTCTTTTTTAATTTTTTGTTTTTTATCTTTGTTTGGCTTAGTCTCTTTGCTAACTTCAAGCTTTAAAATATTTTGTTTTAAAAGAAATTGAAGTGCAGATAAAGCTTTAAAATGCTGTATTTTCTTATTAATAGAAAAACGTTTACGATTGTTTTTAGCAAGCAAAATTAAAGCATAAGAGATGATATCATCAAAATCAAATTGATTCTTTACAAATAAATAATTTTTTAACAATTTTTCTTGAATATTTTCAAAAATATCTTTTTCTAGATTCAATTCTTTTAATTGATCAAATCCATCAAAAACACTATAAAAATCAAAAATTTGAGCTAAATGAATATTTTTATATAAGCTTGAAAAGTCTTTAAAATTTATATTTTTCCTTTTTGTAAAGTATTTTTATAGTATAATTTTACCAAAATTTTAAAGGATTGTAATTGCAAATTTCAGATTTAAAAAAAGAAATTATTTTAAAAAAAGGTGTTTTACACTTTGATTTCACAGCAAGTGCACTAGCCCTTAAATGTGTAGAAAAAGAACTAGCTAAAATTCTTCCAAGTTATGCAAATACACATTCTGATAGCTCTTTAAATTCCTTTAAAACCCAAAAAATTTATGAACAAGCAAGACAAAATATAAAAAAAAGTTTATCGCTTGATGAAAGCTTTGCTCTTATAGCCTGTGGATCAGGTTCAAGCAGTGCTATTAAAAAATTTCAAGAATTATTAGGAATTTATATTCCACCCCTTGTAAAAGAAAAATATTTTAATCAAATAGATAAAAATTCCCTTCCTTTAGTTATAATAGGTCCTTATGAACATCATTCTAATGAACTTTCTTTTCGAGAAGGTTTATGTGAATGTATTAGAATTCCTTTAAATAAAAATGGTGAAATCGATTTTCTTTTTTTAGAAAAAATTTTAAAAAAAAATAAAACAAGAAAAATCATTTCTAGTTTCACCTTAAGCTCGAATGTCACAGGAATATTAAGTGATTACAAACGTATTTTTAAAATGATACGTAAATTTAAAGGTATAGTTGCCTTTGATGCATCTAGCTTTATCCCTTATAAAAATATAGCTTGTAAATATTATGATGCTTTGTTTATAAGTTCTCATAAATTAATAGGTGGAATAGGAGGATCAGGTCTTTTAATAATAAAAAAAGATCTTTGTGGATCTAAACCTAGTTTTGCTGCTGGAGGTACTGTAGGTTATGTTTCTCGTACTTCTCAATGCTATCTTTGTAATGAAGAAGCCTTAGAAGAAGGAGGTACCCCTGGAATTTTACAACTCATTCGTGCTAGTTTGGCCTTTAAAATTAAAGACGCCATAGGAGTAAAACAAATAGAAAAAAAAGAAGATCTTTTAAAAAATTATTTTTTTAAAAAAGCAAAAACAATACCTCATTTAATACTATATGCACAAAATTTAAAACAACGCTTACCTATTTTTGCTTTAAATATTAAAGGACTCTCCCCTTTTGATATCGCTTACGAATTAAGTAAAAAATATCACATAGAAACACGTGCAGGTTGTGCTTGTGCTGGTCCTTATGGACATGATTTGTTAGGATTAAAAGACAATGAAAAATTAAAAACCAAACCAGGTTGGCTAAGAATAAGTTTACATTATACCCATGAAAAAGAAGATATTGATTATTTTTTTAAAGCCTTAAATCAAACAATTCATAAATTATCGCATTAAAATATTATAGTTTTATTATTATGTATAAAAATTCTATCTTCAAAAACCAAATCAAGTGCTTTTGAAAGAACATTTTTTTCTATATTTCTACCTGCTTGCTTCATATCTTGCCAAGTATATTCATGATCTACAGGTAAAACTGATTGAGTAATAATAGGACCCTCATCAAGATTATTATTTACAAAATGTGCCGTAGCACCAATAATCTTAACTCCTCGATCAAAAGCTTGTTTATAAGGATTTGCACCTATAAATGCAGGTAAAAAAGAATGGTGAATATTAATAATTCTCCCCTTAAAGCATGCAACAAAGTCAGGAGATAAAATTCTCATATATTTTGCTAAAATTAAATAATCAAAATCATATTTTTTTAAACAATTTAAAATTTGGTTTTCTTGTTCTTTTCGATCTAAATTTTGTGTACTAATACAATGATAAGGGATTTTAAATTTTTCTACCAAATCTTTAAGTAAATCATAATTTGAAATTACAGCTTTAATATGAGCTTGAAGCTCATTACTATAATATCTTATGAGCAAATCACCCAAACAATGACTTTCTTTGGTAGCAAAAATAATAACATTTTTCTTTCTTTTTTCACAAAGCTCAATTAAAGCTTCTTGTCCTAATGCTACTTTAAGTGCTTTAAGAAATTCTTCTTTATCAAATTCACCCTCTAAAATTGCGCGAAAGAAAAACATCCCCTCGCCTACAAATTCATCATTTTTAACTATATTAATACAATATTTAAAAATCACATTAGAAATTTTATAAATCAATCCTTTTTGATCTTGAGTGCAAATTTTTAATATAAAAATCATGAATTTAACCTTTGAATATATATTTGAAGTTCATTTTCTTTAGCTTTTTTAAGTTCTAAACCCAATATTTTACCACAAATTCCAGAGTCTATAAAATCTTTTGCCCTAATTTTACTTTGAAATTTATCTTCATAAAGCTTTAATCTTTTGGCTTGCATAATACGCTTTTTATCCCAAAGCCCAAGCCAATCTTTTAAAGGTATTTCTAAAGCAATTTTAGCCAATTCAAAATCACTTATATCATCAAAATAAAAGGCTTGATTAATTTTTTTCAAATATTTTTTTTTAAGTTTGGTTCTTTTAAAAAATTCTTCTTTATTTAATTGAAAATAATTCAAATATAAATATAAAAATAAAGTCTCATCTTGAACAAATTGTCTACTTTTTTTTAGTAAATTTTGAAATTTTACAGTACAAAAAGAATTTTCAAAACCAAAAATTTCCTTTTCTAAACCAAGATCTTGAAAATATTTATAACCTATATCAAGTCTAGGACTTTTAAAAAATTTATATAATTGTTCATTAATTCTATCCTTACTAAGATCTTTTATAGACATATTTTGCATTAAATTAAAACTTTCTTGAGTTATTTTAAAATTGAATTTTGAGGCAAAAACCACAGCTCTTAATATCCTTAAACTATCCTCTTGAAAACTTTGGTCATCAATATGTCTTAATAAACCATTTTTTAAATCTTTCAAACCCCCATAAAAATCTAAAAAATCATTATTAAAAAGATTTATCATCATAGAATTAATAGTAAAATCACGTCTTTTAGCACCTATTTTTTCATCAT from Campylobacter hepaticus includes:
- a CDS encoding flagellar assembly protein A, with translation MALDEKIIVYTDNLARELLKISSQTHISLNELDFNILAFSTQYRFADLKWTKISEKELILFEQDTIFLKSDLQIIQKYKIEIFHNINANQISKAVKLIANRNLTKIIAQIDFKNLDFHDKLALELLQTIYKKMLKLKFLIGIRTFNFKKDLISFCNQHKNKPLNQTIQLTVAQGIEPILSQDESLILVYKEKTQNYSIDEKRSGIISVDENEVVLKHMQFKEGKEGKDLNLHTIEVLSGNENKVNFSCSKAFKEIKQDGYIEYLALKKGYIVQDGDKFDIANELEFNGVDFKSIGILKAGIDKNVKINIKLSSEIKDAVNSGVGIECEELNIIGNVASNTQLHAKIIKIEGATHSKAKIQSEQAYIKTHRGFVQGQSVNVDLLEGGTIKAKEVKIKKSLGGNIQADKIYIENLESNNSCIFFENTTIEHINGENNKFHAKIKVEDKDYDQELSNLEETISKLNLKINTIKQYILSSQNGITNIEKKIEELKNQGQNVPVQYTKILKNFSLQNMQLNKLQNKEKELLEYKKSLILELTQLQKLLFKANVINKSGKWTNTNEIKFSLLTPKEDFSYSSSINENAKYIGIEKIIQNNQENIKINKKSDYEQKDIAWLSPSKE
- the ruvA gene encoding Holliday junction branch migration protein RuvA, whose translation is MVVAIEGIITKKEPTFIIIKCNSGLSYGVFVSLFCSSKLQIQEKYELFITQIIKEDSNKFYGFLDQEEQKIFEMLLKVNGIGANTAMAICSSLDINSFYRALSLGDENLLKKVPGIGSKSAKRIIVELSDVKTKLDNISEDKSEALAALLTLGFKQDKIINVLTTCKQTNTSELIKEALKKLG
- a CDS encoding D-alanine--D-alanine ligase; its protein translation is MNYAILFGGNSYEHEISIVSAIVLKKVIHTHLEFIFCDEERKFYHIPEQKMNSKTFSTKAYKKEKELFLKQGGFFYKKFFKENKLKTDCIINLIHGRDGEDGKIAALFDFYSINFIGPRLEASVLSFNKALTKIYAQSVGVKTLDYTILNKTQDTNENISFPCIIKPVRLGSSIGISVVKDKKDLEYAKDVGFEFDNELIVEEFKNDIKEYNLAGCMIKDEFIFSIIEEPKKKEFLDFEQKYLSFSRHDRLIEANLNPELKIKLKDNFRKIYNPLFKGALIRCDFFILNDEVYLNEINPAPGSLAHYLFDNFNSTLDALAKNISLENKIQIHYNFLHSIHGQKGKL
- a CDS encoding type II toxin-antitoxin system Phd/YefM family antitoxin, translated to MLSFKEDEIYTATEIVRNFSPIMEKLKQSQSGKIVILKNNKFEAVMLNMKEFQRLQNAMQLLENIYKNQKV
- a CDS encoding alpha/beta fold hydrolase, whose translation is MALTDLTYKNKNYQIAYEIIGDLCLPQILILHGWGANKELMKQSFAPCLKGFCQIYLDLAGFGNSSIAEVLNTQDYANIIELFLKNKKMNIRFFMGHSFGGKISTLLAKEDTILILLSSAGILHKKSFKIRLKIYIFKILKLCGLGKFYHYFASKDAANLNPIMYATFKKVVDEDFSEIFLKQKAKSIIFWGKDDQATPLYCGYQIHKLIKNSTFYPLEGDHFFFLKHSAFISQKLSSQGKIC
- a CDS encoding Mur ligase family protein produces the protein MLNLLYFINTLIFNICITFYFISALQWYSYKLKRVIFHYHKYSWHIYFLLIPYFIYISSFGFSWISLIYFCFIHTSILFFWNKKIDKKLVITQKIKWFFIFVFIYNTIFSLLSLQISFLFNLACLPTSLLSLKIYDFITNLYFKNKAKKKIFNNVNLKIILISASFGKTSMKNFLYELLKDDFLCHKTPRSVNTLMGIIKDINENLKDNTQIYIVEAGARARGDILEITNFLNPHICIIGEIGNSHLQYFKSIENIKNTKLEALNSKRLIKAFLHSSTQKQENDAISIYDNKISNIQANLEGLKFEILFQNKKEIFKSQILGAFNAQNLCACIFCADFLGITLNKIKENIKKITPVEHRLCIISKEPKLIIDDGFNGNFKGMSQSYELCKNYQGRKVLITPGILEVNQEENQKLCQIINQCFDLAIISAHINAAIFKKELTIKTIILKEKNDLIQTLAKETKDGDLILFSNDAPSYF
- a CDS encoding sensor histidine kinase, yielding MNESILRTLDSHEKETLQKGLESLIEQTYVIENEYKILNENYNFLRAMVDEIIEVLPSALWILDKEKNIILQNQEALKNPKLLNIISLDKMRDELEFEGSFYAIKIIDHNEKTIISAIDISDEKRNERLASMGSVAAHLAHEIRNPIGSISLLASTLFARSEFKNKHIVLEIQKSIARVERIVKSTLLFTKGVHINTACFNILELKEECQSAINAYNFSASIDFVIDFLDMKICADKALLSLVLQNLIYNAIDAIEEKEVENPYIRIIATCENDLLCIRIYDNGCVIKDKNRVFEAFKTTKLKGNGLGLSLSKEIIDAHKGNLGFELDPKNFYFTLPINC
- a CDS encoding DUF234 domain-containing protein gives rise to the protein MHLAQIFDFYSVFDGFDQLKELNLEKDIFENIQEKLLKNYLFVKNQFDFDDIISYALILLAKNNRKRFSINKKIQHFKALSALQFLLKQNILKLEVSKETKPNKDKKQKIKKELRSYVIQDKLMFTNHFTRFFFYFLKPNEKLILQGKYEEVLKKIKDKFKLYQSFCFEQLCREFVEYFFKIDGVQSYWNKDMEVDLYYQDEKLCLVGEVKFKNKKICKNIFNLLKLKVRNLKIIPDYYIIISKNGFSQEMYKICKSGVFLFELNDFRGMINE
- a CDS encoding aminotransferase class V-fold PLP-dependent enzyme, giving the protein MQISDLKKEIILKKGVLHFDFTASALALKCVEKELAKILPSYANTHSDSSLNSFKTQKIYEQARQNIKKSLSLDESFALIACGSGSSSAIKKFQELLGIYIPPLVKEKYFNQIDKNSLPLVIIGPYEHHSNELSFREGLCECIRIPLNKNGEIDFLFLEKILKKNKTRKIISSFTLSSNVTGILSDYKRIFKMIRKFKGIVAFDASSFIPYKNIACKYYDALFISSHKLIGGIGGSGLLIIKKDLCGSKPSFAAGGTVGYVSRTSQCYLCNEEALEEGGTPGILQLIRASLAFKIKDAIGVKQIEKKEDLLKNYFFKKAKTIPHLILYAQNLKQRLPIFALNIKGLSPFDIAYELSKKYHIETRAGCACAGPYGHDLLGLKDNEKLKTKPGWLRISLHYTHEKEDIDYFFKALNQTIHKLSH
- the purU gene encoding formyltetrahydrofolate deformylase: MIFILKICTQDQKGLIYKISNVIFKYCINIVKNDEFVGEGMFFFRAILEGEFDKEEFLKALKVALGQEALIELCEKRKKNVIIFATKESHCLGDLLIRYYSNELQAHIKAVISNYDLLKDLVEKFKIPYHCISTQNLDRKEQENQILNCLKKYDFDYLILAKYMRILSPDFVACFKGRIINIHHSFLPAFIGANPYKQAFDRGVKIIGATAHFVNNNLDEGPIITQSVLPVDHEYTWQDMKQAGRNIEKNVLSKALDLVFEDRIFIHNNKTIIF
- a CDS encoding CCA tRNA nucleotidyltransferase, which codes for MQTLKINLKNNPDLKFIADFLKSYTTRAYLVGGSVRDLFLGLKLYDYDIEIYDIKPSDFEKIMQKLGAQGFGKSFFVYKFKNYDLALARTENKIAYGHTGFKVDICNDEKIGAKRRDFTINSMMINLFNNDFLDFYGGLKDLKNGLLRHIDDQSFQEDSLRILRAVVFASKFNFKITQESFNLMQNMSIKDLSKDRINEQLYKFFKSPRLDIGYKYFQDLGLEKEIFGFENSFCTVKFQNLLKKSRQFVQDETLFLYLYLNYFQLNKEEFFKRTKLKKKYLKKINQAFYFDDISDFELAKIALEIPLKDWLGLWDKKRIMQAKRLKLYEDKFQSKIRAKDFIDSGICGKILGLELKKAKENELQIYIQRLNS